One Ricinus communis isolate WT05 ecotype wild-type chromosome 1, ASM1957865v1, whole genome shotgun sequence DNA window includes the following coding sequences:
- the LOC125369989 gene encoding cytochrome P450 71B34-like: MAGVYTGAVTLIWAMVELARNPEIMKNAQEEVRNVVRNRERVAEMISNFKINDCDIYPKSLIHVNVWAIGRDPNYWKDPEDLFPEKFIDSFIDFKGQHFELLPFGAGRRGCPALHMGTVLIELALVNLLHCFDSKLPNGVQDINMEEQARPSLTISKMDPLKLVPVRYLVQ, from the exons ATGGCAGGAGTATATACTGGTGCAGTTACCCTGATATGGGCTATGGTTGAGCTTGCTAGGAATCCTGAAATAATGAAGAATGCACAAGAAGAAGTTAGAAATGTAGTGCGCAATAGAGAAAGAGTGGCAGAAA TGATTTCCAATTTTAAGATCAACGATTGTGACATTTATCCCAAATCACTGATCCATGTCAACGTTTGGGCAATTGGAAGAGATCCTAACTACTGGAAGGACCCTGAAGATTTGTTTCCTGAAAAGTTTATTGATAGCTTCATCGATTTCAAAGGGCAACATTTTGAGCTCTTGCCATTTGGAGCTGGTAGAAGAGGTTGTCCTGCACTACATATGGGAACTGTATTAATAGAACTAGCACTTGTAAATTTGTTACACTGTTTTGATTCGAAACTACCAAATGGAGTTCAAGATATCAATATGGAAGAGCAAGCTCGTCCTAGTCTTACTATATCTAAAATGGACCCTCTCAAACTTGTACCAGTCAGATACCTTGTTCAGTAG
- the LOC8263639 gene encoding pentatricopeptide repeat-containing protein At4g28010, with protein MNFELIKRSRPILHTIICVPFYVKCFSSLPSISSLSDVETQLRLLCQEPNFQSTRAVSLFHQAIDSYLYPSESICNSLLHNLVRSKNYQLTLSVYSKMTHVGIMSNFFSLSHLVDCFVHTHMLKFAFGVLGLILKRGFVVNVYVMNSMLKGLCSNGEVYEAMNLLNELKMTHVMPDVVTFTIIIKGLCKAKQFEDAMKLLIEMEEMNCEPDAFTYSILMDGLCKAGRVDVAIGLWEKMKRKGSEVNVVVYGTLINGYCKLGQWKEATATFNAMLESGIRPNAYIYTCLIFGLWKDGKTTRAIDLFKLMLEKGEEPNTVTYTVLMRGLFKEGLVNEALKIMQMMLDKGMKPDVVSYNTLLMGLCNNSGVDEAMKLFHTVLRDGNYIEPNVRTFNYLIQGLCKEARVDEATEIYDMMIDRGYSVNLVTCNVLIGEYLKAGLINESMRIWKRVNELGFVPDSITYGAMIRGFCRMGMLNVAKGLFTRMRALGLSPALCDYNMLMASLCKESSLEQARKLFQELRNSNCELDVFSFNIMIYGTLKAGDIQSAKELLKDMLQMGVNPNAFTYFILINWFSKLGLLDEAKEAFNRMIGSGFIPSIHVYDSLLKGFSSMGKAEETINLLQLMAEKGVVLDSEIKNTIMTFLCHSSFGKDIVGLLPNFASEVSEKSSISCNKLLMKIRESSPEHEVHAASSTSEV; from the coding sequence atgaatttcGAACTGATTAAACGCTCACGTCCCATTTTACATACTATTATTTGTGTTCCATTTTACGTCAAATGTTTCTCTTCTCTCCCTTCAATCTCTTCACTTTCTGATGTAGAAACCCAATTGAGATTACTTTGTCAAGAACCCAATTTTCAATCCACTAGAGCAGTTTCTTTGTTTCACCAAGCTATCGATTCATATCTCTATCCTTCAGAGTCAATCTGCAATTCTCTTCTGCATAATTTGGTAAGGTCTAAGAATTACCAATTGACGCTTTCTGTTTATAGTAAGATGACCCATGTTGGTATTAtgtctaattttttttctttaagtcaTTTAGTCGATTGTTTTGTGCATACCCATATGCTCAAATTTGCTTTTGGGGTGTTGGGTTTGATTTTAAAGCGTGGTTTTGTGGTCAATGTGTATGTTATGAATTCAATGTTAAAGGGTCTGTGTAGTAATGGTGAGGTTTATGAGGCTATGAATTTGCTTAATGAATTGAAAATGACTCATGTTATGCCAGATGTTGTTACTtttactataattataaaaggaCTTTGCAAGGCGAAACAATTTGAAGATGCTATGAAGTTGTTAATTGAGATGGAGGAGATGAATTGTGAACCGGATGCTTTTACGTACTCTATTTTGATGGATGGTCTTTGTAAGGCTGGTAGGGTAGACGTGGCAATTGGGTTGTGGGagaagatgaaaagaaagggaTCGGAGGTGAATGTTGTTGTTTATGGTACACTTATTAATGGTTACTGTAAGTTGGGGCAATGGAAAGAAGCCACTGCTACGTTTAATGCTATGTTGGAAAGTGGGATTCGCCCTAATGCTTATATCTATACGTGCTTGATTTTTGGACTCTGGAAAGATGGAAAGACTACTAGGGCTATAGACCTGTTTAAACTGATGTTAGAAAAGGGTGAAGAGCCTAATACTGTGACATATACTGTTTTAATGCGTGGACTATTCAAGGAAGGCCTGGTTAATGAAGctttaaaaattatgcaaATGATGTTGGACAAGGGAATGAAACCTGATGTGGTTTCTTACAATACCTTACTGATGGGACTTTGCAATAACAGTGGAGTTGATGAGGCGATGAAACTCTTTCATACTGTGTTGAGGGATGGAAATTATATTGAGCCAAATGTCAGGacttttaattatctaattcaGGGGCTTTGCAAGGAAGCTCGGGTTGATGAGGCAACTGAGATTTATGATATGATGATTGATAGGGGGTACTCTGTTAATTTGGTAACTTGCAATGTTTTGATTGGAGAATATCTAAAGGCAGGATTGATTAATGAGTCTATGAGAATATGGAAACGTGTAAATGAATTAGGATTTGTTCCAGATTCAATCACCTATGGTGCCATGATTCGTGGATTTTGTAGAATGGGCATGCTTAATGTTGCAAAAGGACTTTTTACTAGAATGAGAGCCCTTGGGCTGAGCCCTGCTTTGTGTGACTATAATATGTTGATGGCTTCCTTGTGCAAGGAGAGCAGCTTGGAGCAAGCGAGGAAGTTGTTTCAAGAATTGAGGAACTCAAATTGTGAATTGGATGTCTTCTCTTTCAATATAATGATTTATGGGACTCTGAAAGCTGGGGATATTCAATCAGCCAAAGAATTGCTAAAGGACATGCTTCAAATGGGTGTGAATCCTAATGCTTTTACCTActtcattttaataaattggtTCTCAAAACTTGGACTGTTGGATGAGGCTAAAGAAGCTTTTAATAGAATGATTGGCTCTGGCTTTATACCAAGCATCCATGTATATGATTCATTACTTAAAGGTTTTAGCTCAATGGGTAAAGCAGAAGAGACTATAAACCTTCTTCAACTGATGGCGGAAAAGGGAGTTGTTCTTGActcagaaataaaaaatacaatcaTGACTTTTCTCTGTCATAGCTCGTTTGGTAAAGATATCGTGGGCCTGTTGCCTAATTTTGCATCGGAAGTGTCAGAAAAGTCGAGCATCTCATGCAATAAGTTATTGATGAAAATACGAGAGTCTAGCCCAGAACATGAAGTACATGCTGCTTCAAGTACATCAGAAGTCTAA
- the LOC8258226 gene encoding pentatricopeptide repeat-containing protein At4g28010 has translation MNFELIKSSRPILHTIICVPFYVKCFSSLPSISSLSDVETQLRLLCQEPNFQSTRAVSLFHQAIDSYLYPSESICNSLLHSLVRSKNYQLTLSVYSKMTHVGIISNFSSLSLLVDCFVHTHMLKFAFGVLGLILKRGFVVSVYVMNLMLKGLCSNGEVYEAMNLLNELKMTHVMPNVVTFSIIIKGLCKAKQFEDAMKLLIEMEEMNCEPDAFTYSILMNGLCKAGRVDVAIGLWEKMKRKGSEVNVVVYGTLINGYCKLGQWKEATATFNAMMESGIRPDVYIYTCLISGLCKDGKTTKAINLFKLMVEKGEEPNTVTYNVLMHGLFKEGLVNEALKIMQMMLDKGMKPDVVSYNTLLMGLCNNSRVDEAMKLFHTVLRDGNYIEPDVRTFNYLIQGLCKEARVDEATEIYDMMIDRGYSVNLVTCNVLIGEYLKAGLINESMRIWKRVNELGFVPDSITYGAMIRGFCRMGMLNVAKGLFTRMRALGLSPALSDYNMLMASLCKESSLEQARKLFQELRNSNCELDVISFNTMIDGTLKAGDIQSAKELLKDMLQMGLNPDAFTYSILINRFSILGLLDEAKGAFNRMIGSGFIPSIHVYDSLLKGFSSMGKAEETINLLQLMADKGVVLDSEIKNTIMTSLCHSSLGKDIVGLLPNFASEVSEKSSISCNKLLMKIRESSPELEVHAA, from the coding sequence atgaatttcGAACTGATTAAAAGCTCACGTCCCATTTTACATACTATTATTTGTGTTCCATTTTACGTCAAATGTTTCTCTTCTCTCCCTTCAATCTCTTCACTTTCTGATGTAGAAACCCAATTGAGATTACTTTGTCAAGAACCCAATTTTCAATCCACTAGAGCAGTTTCTTTGTTTCACCAAGCTATCGATTCATATCTCTATCCTTCAGAGTCAATCTGTAATTCTCTTCTGCATAGTTTGGTAAGGTCTAAGAATTACCAATTGACGCTTTCTGTTTATAGTAAGATGACCCATGTTGGTATTATatctaatttttcttctttaagtcTTTTAGTCGATTGCTTTGTGCATACCCATATGCTCAAATTTGCTTTTGGGGTGTTGGGTTTGATTTTAAAGCGTGGTTTTGTGGTCAGTGTGTATGTTATGAATTTGATGTTAAAGGGTCTGTGTAGTAATGGTGAGGTTTATGAGGCTATGAATTTGCTTAATGAATTGAAAATGACTCATGTTATGCCAAATGTTGttacttttagtataattataaaaggaCTTTGCAAGGCGAAACAGTTTGAAGATGCTATGAAGTTGTTAATTGAGATGGAGGAGATGAATTGTGAACCGGATGCTTTTACGTACTCTATTTTGATGAATGGTCTTTGTAAGGCTGGTAGGGTAGACGTGGCAATTGGGTTGTGGGagaagatgaaaagaaagggaTCGGAGGTGAATGTTGTTGTTTATGGTACACTTATTAATGGTTACTGTAAGTTGGGGCAATGGAAAGAAGCCACTGCTACGTTTAATGCTATGATGGAAAGTGGGATTCGCCCTGATGTTTATATCTATACGTGCTTGATTTCTGGACTCTGCAAAGATGGAAAGACTACTAAGGCTATAAACCTGTTTAAACTGATGGTAGAAAAGGGTGAAGAGCCTAATACTGTGACATATAATGTTTTAATGCATGGACTATTCAAGGAAGGCCTGGTTAATGAAGctttaaaaattatgcaaATGATGTTGGACAAGGGAATGAAACCTGATGTGGTTTCTTACAATACCTTACTGATGGGACTTTGCAATAACAGTAGAGTTGATGAGGCGATGAAACTCTTTCATACTGTGTTGAGGGATGGAAATTATATTGAGCCAGATGTCAGGacttttaattatctaattcaGGGGCTTTGCAAGGAAGCTCGGGTTGATGAGGCAACTGAGATTTATGATATGATGATTGATAGGGGGTACTCTGTTAATTTGGTAACTTGCAATGTTTTGATTGGAGAATATCTAAAGGCAGGATTGATTAATGAGTCTATGAGAATATGGAAACGTGTAAATGAATTAGGATTTGTTCCAGATTCAATCACCTATGGTGCCATGATTCGTGGATTTTGTAGAATGGGCATGCTTAATGTTGCAAAAGGACTTTTTACTAGAATGAGAGCCCTTGGGCTGAGCCCTGCTTTGTCTGACTATAATATGTTGATGGCTTCCTTGTGCAAGGAGAGCAGCTTGGAGCAAGCGAGGAAGTTGTTTCAAGAATTGAGGAACTCAAATTGTGAATTGGATGTCATCTCTTTCAATACAATGATTGATGGGACTCTGAAAGCAGGGGATATTCAATCAGCCAAAGAATTGCTAAAGGACATGCTTCAAATGGGTTTGAATCCTGATGCTTTTACCTACtccattttaataaataggtTCTCAATACTTGGACTGTTGGATGAGGCTAAAGGAGCTTTTAATAGAATGATTGGCTCTGGCTTTATACCAAGCATCCATGTATATGATTCATTACTTAAAGGTTTTAGCTCAATGGGTAAAGCAGAAGAGACTATAAACCTTCTTCAACTGATGGCGGATAAGGGAGTTGTTCTTGActcagaaataaaaaatacaatcaTGACTTCTCTCTGTCATAGCTCGTTGGGTAAAGATATCGTGGGCCTGTTGCCTAATTTTGCATCAGAAGTGTCAGAAAAGTCGAGCATCTCATGCAATAAGTTGTTGATGAAAATACGAGAGTCTAGCCCAGAACTTGAAGTACATGCTGCTTGA
- the LOC112535851 gene encoding pentatricopeptide repeat-containing protein At4g28010-like — MNFELIKRSRPILHTIICVPFYVKCFSSLPSISSLSDVETQLRLLCQEPNFQSTRAVSLFHQAIDSYLYPSESICNSLLHSLVRSKNYQLTLSVYSKMTHVGIISNFSSLSLLVDCFVHTHMLKFAFGVLGLILKRGFVVNVYVMNLMLKGLCSNGEVYEAMNLLNELKMTHVLPDVVTFSIIIKGLCKAKQFEDAMKLLIEMEEMNCEPNAFTYSILMGGLCKAGRVDVAIGLWEKMKRKGSEVDVVVYGTLVNAYCKMGQWKEATAMFNAMMESGIRPDAYLYTCLISGLCKDGKTTKAIDLFKLMLEKGEEPNIVTYNVLMHGLFKEGLVNEALKIMQMMLDKGMKPDVVSYNTLLMGLCNNSGVDEAMKLFHTVLRDGNYIEPDVRTFNYLIQGLCKEARVDEATEIYDMMIDRGYSVNLVTCNVLIGEYLKAGLINESMRIWKRVNELGFVPNTITYGAMIRGFCRMGMLNVAKGLFTRMRALGLSPALCDYNMLLASLCKESSLEQARKLFQELRNSNCELDVFSFNTMIDGTLKAWDIQSAKELLKDMLQMGLNPDAFTYSILINRFSKLGLLDEAKEAFNRMIGSGFIPSIHVYDSLLKGFSSMGKAEETINLLQLMADKGVVLDSEIKNTIMTSLCHSSLGKDIMGLLPNFASEVSEKSSISCNKLMKIRESSPELEVNAA; from the coding sequence atgaatttcGAACTGATTAAACGCTCACGTCCCATTTTACATACTATTATTTGTGTTCCATTTTACGTCAAATGTTTCTCTTCTCTCCCTTCAATCTCTTCACTTTCTGATGTAGAAACCCAATTGAGATTACTTTGTCAAGAACCCAATTTTCAATCCACTAGAGCAGTTTCTTTGTTTCACCAAGCTATCGATTCATATCTCTATCCTTCAGAGTCAATCTGCAATTCTCTTCTGCATAGTTTGGTAAGGTCTAAGAATTACCAATTGACGCTTTCTGTTTATAGTAAGATGACCCATGTTGGTATTATatctaatttttcttctttaagtcTTTTAGTCGATTGTTTTGTGCATACCCATATGCTCAAATTTGCTTTTGGGGTGTTGGGTTTGATTTTAAAGCGTGGTTTTGTGGTCAATGTGTATGTTATGAATTTGATGTTAAAGGGTCTGTGTAGTAATGGTGAGGTTTATGAGGCTATGAATTTGCTGAATGAATTGAAAATGACTCATGTTCTGCCAGATGTTGttacttttagtataattataaaaggaCTTTGCAAGGCGAAACAATTTGAAGATGCTATGAAGTTGTTAATTGAGATGGAGGAGATGAATTGTGAACCGAATGCTTTTACGTACTCTATTTTGATGGGTGGTCTTTGTAAGGCTGGTAGGGTAGACGTGGCAATTGGGTTGTGGGagaagatgaaaagaaagggaTCGGAGGTGGATGTTGTTGTTTATGGTACACTTGTTAATGCTTATTGTAAGATGGGGCAATGGAAAGAAGCCACTGCAATGTTTAATGCTATGATGGAAAGTGGGATTCGCCCTGATGCTTATCTCTATACATGCTTGATTTCTGGACTCTGCAAAGATGGAAAGACTACTAAGGCTATAGACCTGTTTAAACTGATGTTAGAAAAGGGTGAAGAGCCTAATATTGTGACATATAATGTTTTAATGCATGGACTATTCAAGGAAGGCCTGGTTAATGAAGctttaaaaattatgcaaATGATGTTGGACAAGGGAATGAAACCTGATGTGGTTTCTTACAATACCTTACTGATGGGACTTTGCAATAACAGTGGAGTTGATGAGGCGATGAAACTCTTTCATACTGTGTTGAGGGATGGAAATTATATTGAGCCAGATGTCAGGacttttaattatctaattcaGGGGCTTTGCAAGGAAGCTCGGGTTGATGAGGCAACTGAGATTTATGATATGATGATTGATAGGGGGTACTCTGTTAATTTGGTAACTTGCAATGTTTTGATTGGAGAATATCTAAAGGCAGGATTGATTAATGAGTCTATGAGAATATGGAAACGTGTAAATGAATTAGGATTTGTTCCAAATACAATCACCTATGGTGCCATGATTCGTGGATTTTGTAGAATGGGCATGCTTAATGTTGCAAAAGGACTTTTTACTAGAATGAGAGCGCTTGGGCTGAGCCCTGCTTTGTGTGACTATAATATGTTGTTGGCTTCCTTGTGCAAGGAGAGCAGCTTGGAGCAAGCGAGGAAGTTGTTTCAAGAATTGAGGAACTCAAATTGTGAATTGGATGTCTTCTCTTTCAATACAATGATTGATGGGACTCTGAAAGCATGGGATATTCAATCAGCCAAAGAATTGCTAAAGGACATGCTTCAAATGGGTTTGAATCCTGATGCTTTTACCTACtccattttaataaataggtTCTCAAAACTTGGACTGTTGGATGAGGCTAAAGAAGCTTTTAATAGAATGATTGGCTCTGGCTTTATACCAAGCATCCATGTATATGATTCATTACTTAAAGGTTTTAGCTCAATGGGTAAAGCAGAAGAGACTATAAACCTTCTTCAACTGATGGCGGATAAGGGAGTTGTTCTTGACTccgaaataaaaaatacaatcaTGACTTCTCTCTGTCATAGCTCGTTGGGTAAAGATATCATGGGCCTGTTGCCTAATTTTGCATCAGAAGTGTCAGAAAAGTCGAGCATCTCATGCAATAAGTTGATGAAAATACGAGAGTCTAGCCCAGAACTTGAAGTAAATGCTGCTTGA
- the LOC8268989 gene encoding pentatricopeptide repeat-containing protein At4g28010 — MNFELIKRSRPILHTIICVPFYVKCFSSLPSISSLSDVETQLRLLCQEPNFQSTRAVSLFHQAIDSYLYPSESICNSLLHSLVRSKNYQLTLSVYSKMTHVGIISNFSSLSLLVDCFVHTHMLKFAFGVLGLILKRGFVVNVCVMNSMLKGLCSNGEVYEAMSLLNELKMTHVMPNVVTFSIIIKGLCKAKQFEDAMKLLIEMKEMNCKPNAFTYSILMDGLCKAGRVDVAIGLWEKMKRKGSEVDVVVYGTLVNAYCKLGQWKEATAMFNAMIESGIRPNAYIYTCLISGLCKDGKTTKAIDLFKLIVEKGEEPNTVTYNVLMHGLFKEGLVNEALKIMQMMLDKGMKPDVVSYNTLLMGLCNNSRVDEAMKLFHTVLRDGNYIEPDVRTFISLIHGLCKEARVDEATEIYDMMIDRGYSVNLVTCNVLIGEYLKAGLINESMRIWKRVNELGFVPDSITYGAMIRGFCRMGMLNVAKGLFTRMRALGLSLALYDYNMFLASLCKESSLEQARKLFQELRNSNCELDVISFNTMIDGTLKAGDIQSAKELLKDMLQMGLNPDAFTYSILINRFSILGLMDEAKEAFNRMIGSGFIPSIHVYDSLLKGFSLMDKAEETINLLQLMADKGVVLDSEIKNTIMISLCHSSLGKDIVGLLPNFASEVSEKSSISCNKLLMKIRESSPELEVHAA, encoded by the coding sequence atgaatttcGAACTGATTAAACGCTCACGTCCCATTTTACATACTATTATTTGTGTTCCATTTTACGTCAAATGTTTCTCTTCTCTCCCTTCAATCTCTTCACTTTCTGATGTAGAAACCCAATTGAGATTACTTTGTCAAGAACCCAATTTTCAATCCACTAGAGCAGTTTCTTTGTTTCACCAAGCTATCGATTCATATCTCTATCCTTCAGAGTCAATCTGCAATTCTCTTCTGCATAGTTTGGTAAGGTCTAAGAATTACCAATTGACGCTTTCTGTTTATAGTAAGATGACCCATGTTGGTATTATatctaatttttcttctttaagtcTTTTAGTCGATTGTTTTGTGCATACCCATATGCTCAAATTTGCTTTTGGGGTGTTGGGTTTGATTTTAAAGCGTGGTTTTGTGGTCAATGTGTGTGTTATGAATTCGATGTTAAAGGGTCTGTGTAGTAATGGTGAGGTTTATGAGGCTATGAGTTTGCTTAATGAATTGAAAATGACTCATGTTATGCCAAATGTTGttacttttagtataattataaaaggaCTTTGCAAGGCGAAACAATTTGAAGATGCTATGAAGTTGTTAATTGAGATGAAGGAGATGAATTGTAAACCGAATGCTTTTACGTACTCTATTTTGATGGATGGTCTTTGTAAGGCTGGTAGGGTAGACGTGGCAATTGGGTTGTGGGagaagatgaaaagaaagggaTCGGAGGTGGATGTTGTTGTTTATGGTACACTTGTTAATGCTTATTGTAAATTGGGGCAATGGAAAGAAGCCACTGCAATGTTTAATGCTATGATAGAAAGTGGGATTCGCCCTAATGCTTATATCTATACGTGCTTGATTTCTGGACTCTGCAAAGATGGAAAGACTACTAAGGCTATAGACCTGTTTAAACTGATAGTAGAAAAGGGTGAAGAGCCTAATACTGTGACATATAATGTTTTAATGCATGGACTATTCAAGGAAGGCCTGGTTAATGAAGctttaaaaattatgcaaATGATGTTGGACAAGGGAATGAAACCTGATGTGGTTTCTTACAATACCTTACTGATGGGACTTTGCAATAACAGTAGAGTTGATGAGGCGATGAAACTCTTTCATACTGTGTTGAGGGATGGAAATTATATTGAGCCAGATGTCAGGActtttatttctctaattCATGGGCTTTGCAAGGAAGCTCGGGTTGATGAGGCAACTGAGATTTATGATATGATGATTGATAGGGGGTACTCTGTTAATTTGGTAACTTGCAATGTTTTGATTGGAGAATATCTAAAGGCAGGATTGATTAATGAGTCTATGAGAATATGGAAACGTGTAAATGAATTAGGATTTGTTCCAGATTCAATCACCTATGGTGCCATGATTCGTGGATTTTGTAGAATGGGCATGCTTAATGTTGCAAAAGGACTTTTTACTAGAATGAGGGCCCTTGGGCTGAGCCTTGCTTTGTATGACTATAATATGTTCTTGGCTTCCTTGTGCAAGGAGAGCAGCTTGGAGCAAGCGAGGAAGTTGTTTCAAGAATTGAGGAACTCAAATTGTGAATTGGATGTCATCTCTTTCAATACAATGATTGATGGGACTCTGAAAGCAGGGGATATTCAATCAGCCAAAGAATTGCTAAAGGACATGCTTCAAATGGGTTTGAATCCTGATGCTTTTACCTACtccattttaataaataggtTCTCAATACTTGGACTAATGGATGAGGCTAAAGAAGCTTTTAATAGAATGATTGGCTCTGGCTTTATACCAAGCATCCATGTGTATGATTCATTACTTAAAGGTTTTAGCTTAATGGATAAAGCAGAAGAGACTATAAACCTTCTTCAACTGATGGCGGATAAGGGAGTTGTTCTTGActcagaaataaaaaatacaatcaTGATTTCTCTCTGTCATAGCTCGTTGGGTAAAGATATCGTGGGCCTGTTGCCTAATTTTGCATCAGAAGTGTCAGAAAAGTCGAGCATCTCATGCAATAAGTTGTTGATGAAAATACGAGAGTCTAGCCCAGAACTTGAAGTACATGCTGCTTGA